One stretch of Candidatus Bathyarchaeia archaeon DNA includes these proteins:
- a CDS encoding flavodoxin domain-containing protein, with the protein MKTLIVYGTRYGATAENAEEIAKILHEEGFDVKVANAKKEKIKDITSYELVVVGSGLQMGKWTGEAEDFLKKHAKELAEKKLALFVSTMKMVSEREGKTEDVEKIHKMGLEDKVDKYSLQPIALGFFGGVLDFNKMNILFRRTFGMIRSELEKDGFKEEPEGVYEIRDWEEIRVWAKELAQKAQQ; encoded by the coding sequence ATGAAAACGCTAATTGTTTATGGCACCCGCTACGGAGCCACAGCCGAAAACGCCGAGGAAATCGCCAAAATCCTGCACGAAGAAGGCTTTGACGTCAAAGTTGCCAACGCAAAAAAAGAGAAAATCAAAGACATTACATCATACGAGCTCGTCGTGGTAGGCAGCGGGTTGCAGATGGGTAAATGGACCGGTGAAGCTGAAGACTTCCTCAAAAAACACGCCAAGGAGCTTGCAGAGAAGAAGCTGGCTTTGTTTGTTTCCACAATGAAAATGGTGTCAGAGCGGGAAGGCAAAACCGAGGATGTCGAAAAAATCCACAAGATGGGGCTTGAAGACAAAGTGGACAAGTATAGTTTGCAGCCGATTGCTTTGGGCTTTTTTGGTGGCGTATTAGACTTCAATAAGATGAACATCCTTTTCCGCCGAACATTTGGAATGATTCGGTCAGAGTTAGAGAAGGACGGCTTTAAAGAGGAGCCTGAGGGCGTGTATGAAATTCGGGATTGGGAAGAAATTCGTGTTTGGGCAAAAGAGCTCGCCCAAAAAGCACAACAGTAA